A region of the Trichocoleus sp. genome:
AATTGCCTGCTGTGTTTCTTGCGGCGTGACAACCCAATGCGGATTCGAGTCGATCGCGGGAAGATGAAGCTCTGGCAGCGGCAAAATGCGTCCGTCTGCCTGTTGTGGAGGTTGCCAGTCACCGAAGACGCGATCGACCAAAGCAATGGCGGCTTCAGCGGGAATGCGTCCGGCAATGCTGACAACCATGTTATCTGGACGAAAATAGGTTTGATGATATTGCTTCAGGTCTGCTTGAGTCAGATGCGAAACCGTTTCTTCGGTGCCTAAACTGGTTTGTGCGTAAGGATGCTGCTGATACATCGCCTGCCGCAACTGAGCATTGGCGATCGAGAAGGGCTGTTCCTGCATTGAACGAATTCCTTGCAGCGTCAGGCGTCGCTCCAGTTCCACTTCCATTTCTGGGAAAGAGGGCGATCGGAGGAGTTCGGCTGCCAGTTCTAGAATTTCGGGAAAATCTCCTGAAACCGTCTTCAGGCTCATGAGGCAATAGTCTGCAGCGGCATCTGCCCCCAAACTTGCACCCACCGTTTCCACCCGTTCAGCAATTTCCTGAGACGTGAGGCGATCGGTTCCTTTGGTAATGACAGCCGCCAACAGATGAGACAAACCCGCTTGGGCGATCGGCTCATACCGTCCTCCGGCTCGGACAAAGATGCGAGCAGCAATGATATCTGCCGCCGGATTTTCAACCATCAAAACCGTCATGCCATTTTGCAAGACAGCCCGATGCACAGTTCGATTTTGTAGCGTATGAGCAGTGGTGAGTTCTACGGGCATTCGTCAGCAGGGTTTAGGTGGTATGTTTCTAAGGATTCGGGATCAGGAGCCAGCAGCGAGAGCGGAAAGCCTTTGAGAAATCTCTGCATCTCTCCCTTTCTGCATCTTCTTTTCGCTTTATCCCTCATCTTTCATCCCTTTAGCAGGGTTTTAGCACCGTTACAGCATAGCGTAAGGGCGAGAGGTACTGGCTGATGAGGTTGCAGAGTTCTTCTGGCTGAAATGATTGAATCACCTGAGGATAGGCAACTGCCACTTCTGCTTCGGCGATCGTGCTGTAGTAACCGTAAAGCCCTGCCAACTGTCCGGCAGTTTCGGTGGAGAAAGCGTAGTCGTTGCAGAGCAATCGTTGATATCGGTTTAACTCAGCTGGGGAGAC
Encoded here:
- a CDS encoding pitrilysin family protein — protein: MPVELTTAHTLQNRTVHRAVLQNGMTVLMVENPAADIIAARIFVRAGGRYEPIAQAGLSHLLAAVITKGTDRLTSQEIAERVETVGASLGADAAADYCLMSLKTVSGDFPEILELAAELLRSPSFPEMEVELERRLTLQGIRSMQEQPFSIANAQLRQAMYQQHPYAQTSLGTEETVSHLTQADLKQYHQTYFRPDNMVVSIAGRIPAEAAIALVDRVFGDWQPPQQADGRILPLPELHLPAIDSNPHWVVTPQETQQAIVMLGYLASAIHSADHLVLKLINTYLGSGLSSRLFVELREKRGLAYEVSAFYPTRIDTSHFVTYIGTASDNAAIALDGLKLEVERLRTVELTDEELQAAKNKLLGQYALGKQTNAQIAQIFGWYETLGLGIDFDERFQQIIPTITAADIQQVANQHFTQPYISIVGSEAAIDLVKDRKAI